The following coding sequences lie in one Stigmatopora argus isolate UIUO_Sarg chromosome 5, RoL_Sarg_1.0, whole genome shotgun sequence genomic window:
- the rpl35 gene encoding large ribosomal subunit protein uL29 yields the protein MAKIKARDLRGKKKEELLKQLDDLKNELSQLRVAKVTGGAASKLSKIRVVRKSIARVLTVINQTQKENLRKFYKGKKYKPLDLRPKKTRALRRRLNKHEESLRTRKQQRKDLLYSIRKFALKA from the exons ATG GCCAAGATTAAGGCAAGAGATCTTCGGGGTAAAAAGAAGGAGGAGCTGCTCAAGCAGCTTGATGACCTGAAAAATGAGCTGTCACAACTCCGTGTGGCCAAAGTAACTGGGGGAGCTGCGTCTAAGCTGTCCAAGAT CCGCGTTGTCCGCAAATCTATCGCCAGAGTTCTGACAGTCATCAACCAGACTCAGAAGGAGAATCTAAGGAAATTCTACAAG GGCAAGAAATACAAGCCCTTGGATCTGAGACCCAAGAAGACCAGAGCTCTGCGTCGCCGCCTCAACAAACATGAAGAGAGTCTGCGCACAAGGAAACAGCAGAGGAAAGATCTCCTTTACTCGATCCGCAAATTTGCTCTCAAAGCGTAG
- the golga1 gene encoding golgin subfamily A member 1 isoform X1 translates to MFAKLKKKIAEEAATAPRSGVRLPRTFSKESITSVGADSGDDFASDGSSSRDDLPAQLLRRNYQIRKLEAKLSDYAEQLRVMQKTKEKLEIALENHQDCTYLSSCSAPTTSIKKLQEQNEFQQSNIAKMEEGMTQALDKKDQEWMKRLAVVEKEKAALSARLDEMMEQSLTLFQKRDDVDEFEGFQKQELAKVKHMLLRKEEQLGRLQLDFQQKETDLNLSKQRLSETQGTLQALQKQHTESSRSNTELEIEREQLLLIREEADKKIGDLEGQNQKLQMVIQELSTDLKKSQSMVSSSESLFQDLQTEHNALKLKQQKAAVTEEDKERLLRDLQTNVNSLERQLQGNLSQDDHLLELVKERSRLEERLEEARAEQIELRTNQTETVSSLEAQISKLTSSIAELQTLLRHKDESSKSYRERTDTQIASLEEQVHKSCVRLKNAEEQLEEKEQEMEKLQGEWSAEKALLDQQLSLSMQQSVEQIKRLEDTITALHTEKCTMQNTMVDLERQKEEANASLRQQMEELQQCKLELDGQQIISTEIAKALEESRRQREELQKQVELLTTALERSHQEFSSVSEKLLSREKDIQSLRDEVQSRQASLVQLRQELEHLRVQQEEIELDKDSQLAHLREELLDQTQQQDTCQARISYLEVEVETLTEQLHSPPVCKEDHNGSVNVDDLDHIQKVNKDLEQQLSDKNRTIKQLQQRMAELKRTLQKELKLRPEPEEETKEKLTEGLVVKAETVCAEPPARVSCPSLSTTRTRVTNTSNLNDTREINFEYLKHVVLKFMSSGDAEAYQLIRAVSVLLGFTREEEDMLKETLEYKMSWFGSKPSPKGIIRPSVSGSSTHHR, encoded by the exons GCATCTGATGGAAGCAGCTCCAGGGATGACCTGCCTGCCCAACTGCTCAGGAGGAATTATCAGATCCGCAAACTAGAGGCAAAGCTGTCAG ACTATGCTGAGCAGCTGCGAGTAATGCAGAAGACCAAGGAGAAGCTTGAAATTGCATTAGAAAACCATCAGGATTGTACGTACCTCTCGTCTTGCTCCGCTCCTACCA CTTCCATAAAAAAACTTCAAGAGCAGAATGAATTTCAGCAGTCTAACATAGCCAAAATGGAAGAAGGGATGACTCAAGCACTGGATAAAAAGGACCAG GAGTGGATGAAGAGACTGGCTGTTGTGGAGAAA GAGAAGGCTGCCTTGTCAGCAAGACTGGACGAAATGATGGAGCAAAGCttgacattatttcagaagAGGGATGATGTGGATGAATTTGAAGGCTTCCAGAAGCAGGAACTTGCTAAAGTCAAACACATG TTGCTGAGAAAGGAAGAACAGCTTGGTCGGCTTCAGCTGGACTTCCAGCAGAAAGAGACTGATCTTAATTTATCAAAACAAAGACTTTCTGAAACGCAAGGAACACTTCAAGCATTACAAAAGCAGCACACGGAGAGTTCCAGATCCAACACTGAGCTGGAAATAGAACG AGAGCAACTACTGCTTATCAGAGAAGAGGCAGACAAGAAAATTGGTGACTTGGAGGGACAAAACCAAAAGCTACAAATGGTCATCCAGGAGCTCTCAACAGATCTAAAAAAG TCGCAGAGTATGGTGTCTTCTTCTGAAAGCCTGTTCCAGGATCTTCAGACTGAACATAATGCCCTAAAGTTGAAACAACAGAAG GCTGCTGTTACAGAAGAGGACAAGGAACGCTTACTGAGGGACCTTCAAACAAACGTGAACTCCCTGGAGAGGCAGTTGCAAGGAAACCTGAGCCAGGACGACCATCTACTTGAGCTTGTCAAGGAG AGATCCAGGCTTGAGGAAAGACTGGAAGAGGCAAGAGCAGAACAAATAGAACTACGGACAAACCAGACTGAAACAGTCAGCTCCTTGGAGGCACAG ATATCCAAATTGACATCCAGCATTGCAGAGCTGCAGACACTTCTCCGACATAAAGATGAATCTTCAAAGTCCTACCGAGAGAGAACAGATACACAA ATAGCAAGCCTGGAGGAACAAGTCCATAAAAGTTGTGTTCGACTGAAGAATGCAGAGGAGCAGCTTGAAGAGAAAGAACAAGAAATGGAAAAACTG CAAGGAGAGTGGAGTGCAGAGAAGGCTCTTTTGGATCAGCAGTTGTCTTTGTCAATGCAGCAGTCTGTGGAGCAGATAAAAAGACTGGAGGACACTATTACTGCTTTGCACACAGAAAAATGTACAATGCAAAACACAATG gTTGACTTAGAAAGGCAGAAAGAAGAGGCAAATGCATCACTGaggcagcagatggaagagttGCAACAATGCAAG TTGGAATTGGATGGCCAGCAGATAATAAGCACTGAAATTGCCAAAGCTCTAGAAGAAAGTAGAAGGCAGAGAGAGGAACTACAAAAACAG GTTGAACTATTGACCACAGCACTAGAGAGATCACATCAGGAATTCTCTTCGGTCAGTGAAAAGCTGTTGTCGAGGGAAAAAGACATCCAAAGTCTTCGTGATG AAGTGCAAAGTCGCCAAGCTTCGCTGGTCCAGTTACGTCAAGAATTAGAGCACCTGCGGGTTCAACAGGAGGAGATTGAGCTGGACAAAGACTCCCAGCTAGCTCACTTGAGAGAAGAGCTACTCGACCAGACCCAACAACAAGACACTTGTCAGGCTCGG ATCTCCTATTTAGAAGTGGAGGTAGAGACCCTGACTGAGCAGCTTCACAGCCCTCCTGTGTGCAAGGAAGACCACAATGGCAGCGTGAATGTGGATGATCTCGATCACATTCAGAAGGTTAACAAAGACCTCGAGCAGCAGCTCAGTGACAAGAAcagg ACTATCAAACAACTGCAGCAACGAATGGCAGAATTAAAAAGGACATTGCAGAAAGAACTG AAGTTGAGGCCTGAACCAGAAGAAGAAACGAAGGAAAAGTTAACAGAAGGTTTAGTGGTGAAAGCAGAAACCGTATGTGCAGAACCACCAGCACGAGTGTCTTGTCCAAGCCTTTCCACTACACGCACCAGAGTGACCAACACCTCAAACCTTAATGACACGAGAGAAATCAACTTTGAATACTTGAAACATGTTGTTCTTAAATTCATGTCATCCGGAGACGCTGAG gcaTATCAGCTAATACGAGCTGTGTCAGTGTTGCTGGGCTTCACTCGTGAGGAGGAGGACATGCTAAAAGAAACTCTTGAGTATAAA ATGTCCTGGTTTGGATCAAAACCTTCTCCAAAGGGAATTATCCGGCCCTCAGTTTCAGGCTCTTCTACCCACCATAGGTGA
- the golga1 gene encoding golgin subfamily A member 1 isoform X2, translating into MFAKLKKKIAEEAATAPRSGVRLPRTFSKESITSVGADSGDDFASDGSSSRDDLPAQLLRRNYQIRKLEAKLSDYAEQLRVMQKTKEKLEIALENHQDSSIKKLQEQNEFQQSNIAKMEEGMTQALDKKDQEWMKRLAVVEKEKAALSARLDEMMEQSLTLFQKRDDVDEFEGFQKQELAKVKHMLLRKEEQLGRLQLDFQQKETDLNLSKQRLSETQGTLQALQKQHTESSRSNTELEIEREQLLLIREEADKKIGDLEGQNQKLQMVIQELSTDLKKSQSMVSSSESLFQDLQTEHNALKLKQQKAAVTEEDKERLLRDLQTNVNSLERQLQGNLSQDDHLLELVKERSRLEERLEEARAEQIELRTNQTETVSSLEAQISKLTSSIAELQTLLRHKDESSKSYRERTDTQIASLEEQVHKSCVRLKNAEEQLEEKEQEMEKLQGEWSAEKALLDQQLSLSMQQSVEQIKRLEDTITALHTEKCTMQNTMVDLERQKEEANASLRQQMEELQQCKLELDGQQIISTEIAKALEESRRQREELQKQVELLTTALERSHQEFSSVSEKLLSREKDIQSLRDEVQSRQASLVQLRQELEHLRVQQEEIELDKDSQLAHLREELLDQTQQQDTCQARISYLEVEVETLTEQLHSPPVCKEDHNGSVNVDDLDHIQKVNKDLEQQLSDKNRTIKQLQQRMAELKRTLQKELKLRPEPEEETKEKLTEGLVVKAETVCAEPPARVSCPSLSTTRTRVTNTSNLNDTREINFEYLKHVVLKFMSSGDAEAYQLIRAVSVLLGFTREEEDMLKETLEYKMSWFGSKPSPKGIIRPSVSGSSTHHR; encoded by the exons GCATCTGATGGAAGCAGCTCCAGGGATGACCTGCCTGCCCAACTGCTCAGGAGGAATTATCAGATCCGCAAACTAGAGGCAAAGCTGTCAG ACTATGCTGAGCAGCTGCGAGTAATGCAGAAGACCAAGGAGAAGCTTGAAATTGCATTAGAAAACCATCAGGATT CTTCCATAAAAAAACTTCAAGAGCAGAATGAATTTCAGCAGTCTAACATAGCCAAAATGGAAGAAGGGATGACTCAAGCACTGGATAAAAAGGACCAG GAGTGGATGAAGAGACTGGCTGTTGTGGAGAAA GAGAAGGCTGCCTTGTCAGCAAGACTGGACGAAATGATGGAGCAAAGCttgacattatttcagaagAGGGATGATGTGGATGAATTTGAAGGCTTCCAGAAGCAGGAACTTGCTAAAGTCAAACACATG TTGCTGAGAAAGGAAGAACAGCTTGGTCGGCTTCAGCTGGACTTCCAGCAGAAAGAGACTGATCTTAATTTATCAAAACAAAGACTTTCTGAAACGCAAGGAACACTTCAAGCATTACAAAAGCAGCACACGGAGAGTTCCAGATCCAACACTGAGCTGGAAATAGAACG AGAGCAACTACTGCTTATCAGAGAAGAGGCAGACAAGAAAATTGGTGACTTGGAGGGACAAAACCAAAAGCTACAAATGGTCATCCAGGAGCTCTCAACAGATCTAAAAAAG TCGCAGAGTATGGTGTCTTCTTCTGAAAGCCTGTTCCAGGATCTTCAGACTGAACATAATGCCCTAAAGTTGAAACAACAGAAG GCTGCTGTTACAGAAGAGGACAAGGAACGCTTACTGAGGGACCTTCAAACAAACGTGAACTCCCTGGAGAGGCAGTTGCAAGGAAACCTGAGCCAGGACGACCATCTACTTGAGCTTGTCAAGGAG AGATCCAGGCTTGAGGAAAGACTGGAAGAGGCAAGAGCAGAACAAATAGAACTACGGACAAACCAGACTGAAACAGTCAGCTCCTTGGAGGCACAG ATATCCAAATTGACATCCAGCATTGCAGAGCTGCAGACACTTCTCCGACATAAAGATGAATCTTCAAAGTCCTACCGAGAGAGAACAGATACACAA ATAGCAAGCCTGGAGGAACAAGTCCATAAAAGTTGTGTTCGACTGAAGAATGCAGAGGAGCAGCTTGAAGAGAAAGAACAAGAAATGGAAAAACTG CAAGGAGAGTGGAGTGCAGAGAAGGCTCTTTTGGATCAGCAGTTGTCTTTGTCAATGCAGCAGTCTGTGGAGCAGATAAAAAGACTGGAGGACACTATTACTGCTTTGCACACAGAAAAATGTACAATGCAAAACACAATG gTTGACTTAGAAAGGCAGAAAGAAGAGGCAAATGCATCACTGaggcagcagatggaagagttGCAACAATGCAAG TTGGAATTGGATGGCCAGCAGATAATAAGCACTGAAATTGCCAAAGCTCTAGAAGAAAGTAGAAGGCAGAGAGAGGAACTACAAAAACAG GTTGAACTATTGACCACAGCACTAGAGAGATCACATCAGGAATTCTCTTCGGTCAGTGAAAAGCTGTTGTCGAGGGAAAAAGACATCCAAAGTCTTCGTGATG AAGTGCAAAGTCGCCAAGCTTCGCTGGTCCAGTTACGTCAAGAATTAGAGCACCTGCGGGTTCAACAGGAGGAGATTGAGCTGGACAAAGACTCCCAGCTAGCTCACTTGAGAGAAGAGCTACTCGACCAGACCCAACAACAAGACACTTGTCAGGCTCGG ATCTCCTATTTAGAAGTGGAGGTAGAGACCCTGACTGAGCAGCTTCACAGCCCTCCTGTGTGCAAGGAAGACCACAATGGCAGCGTGAATGTGGATGATCTCGATCACATTCAGAAGGTTAACAAAGACCTCGAGCAGCAGCTCAGTGACAAGAAcagg ACTATCAAACAACTGCAGCAACGAATGGCAGAATTAAAAAGGACATTGCAGAAAGAACTG AAGTTGAGGCCTGAACCAGAAGAAGAAACGAAGGAAAAGTTAACAGAAGGTTTAGTGGTGAAAGCAGAAACCGTATGTGCAGAACCACCAGCACGAGTGTCTTGTCCAAGCCTTTCCACTACACGCACCAGAGTGACCAACACCTCAAACCTTAATGACACGAGAGAAATCAACTTTGAATACTTGAAACATGTTGTTCTTAAATTCATGTCATCCGGAGACGCTGAG gcaTATCAGCTAATACGAGCTGTGTCAGTGTTGCTGGGCTTCACTCGTGAGGAGGAGGACATGCTAAAAGAAACTCTTGAGTATAAA ATGTCCTGGTTTGGATCAAAACCTTCTCCAAAGGGAATTATCCGGCCCTCAGTTTCAGGCTCTTCTACCCACCATAGGTGA